One genomic window of Solanum dulcamara chromosome 10, daSolDulc1.2, whole genome shotgun sequence includes the following:
- the LOC129871108 gene encoding pentatricopeptide repeat-containing protein At3g03580, whose amino-acid sequence MPLKSPYDLADYFVLFPYLPMRTKLCIALFGRSRYVTTHSHNCQQPILSLHFCSISNYDVSSLNKTLHDVVKCGSLTSARHMFDEMPKRDVVTWNIMISGYSHNGFPRKSLNLYSKMVSQGIKENSSTFTSILTMSANAGLFKQGVEIHSRVVVLGCSMNLYIVSALVNMYIKIGFIDVAFKLFYDLPKRNLPVWNLVLRGICELGRSGEFLRLYNDMKLENVEPNGLTFCYLIHGCYKERLVNKGRQLHSHVIKTGWLESNIFLANVLVDFYSACGILVDADRAFECIPPQDVITWNSMVSVYAANDLLHEAVRVLEEMRLWDKHPSAMSFVALLNLSSRTKELLFGKQIHNFVIKLGIDYGSVLIQSALIDMYGKNDNIQSSITVFQCSRERSLECCNSMMTSFLHLGFLQDVFELFSRMVCENIVFDEVSLSSTIKALSLYSSPSMDSCGLLHCCAIKSGFDSDSMILCSLIDAYSRSGQIRFSQQIFEALPSPNIIGFTSIMNAYAQKGMGYKCLAVFEEMIQKGLKPDKVTFLCILLGCNHSGLVEEGKKIFDSMRTLHEIIPDRRHYSCMVDLLGRAGLVNEAEELLMHASSEGDSVMWSSLLRSCRIHQNEHVGRRAAKRLMDLEPEDPSFWLQASNFYSEIGEFETAVYIREVAVARKLSRDIGCSLIRVHEYH is encoded by the coding sequence ATGCCCTTGAAATCTCCCTATGACTTAGCtgattattttgttttgtttccgTATTTACCCATGCGTACCAAACTTTGTATAGCGTTGTTTGGCAGAAGCAGATACGTAACAACTCATTCTCACAATTGCCAACAACCCATTCTATCCCTTCACTTTTGCTCCATAAGCAACTATGATGTTTCCTCACTTAACAAAACATTACATGATGTTGTCAAGTGTGGATCTTTAACCTCTGCACGCCACATGTTTGATGAAATGCCTAAACGTGATGTTGTTACATGGAATATTATGATTTCTGGATATAGTCATAATGGGTTTCCAAGAAAATCACTCAACTTGTATAGTAAAATGGTTTCTCAAGGTATTAAGGAGAATTCATCCACTTTTACCTCTATATTGACCATGTCTGCTAACGCAGGTTTGTTCAAACAAGGGGTTGAGATTCACAGCAGAGTAGTTGTTTTGGGATGTAGCATGAACTTATATATTGTCAGTGCACTTGTTAATATGTACATAAAAATTGGTTTTATAGATGTTGCTTTCAAATTGTTTTATGACTTACCTAAAAGAAACTTACCGGTATGGAACTTGGTTTTACGTGGAATTTGTGAATTGGGTCGGTCCGGTGAGTTCTTAAGGTTGTATAATGATATGAAGTTGGAGAATGTCGAACCCAATGGACTTACGTTTTGTTACTTGATTCATGGTTGTTATAAAGAGAGACTTGTTAATAAGGGCAGGCAGCTGCATTCACATGTGATTAAGACGGGATGGTTagaatcaaatatttttttagctaATGTATTGGTGGATTTTTACTCTGCTTGTGGTATTTTGGTTGATGCCGATAGAGCATTTGAATGTATTCCACCTCAGGATGTCATTACATGGAATTCCATGGTTTCCGTCTATGCGGCCAATGATTTGTTACATGAAGCTGTTCGAGTCTTAGAAGAGATGAGATTGTGGGATAAACATCCCTCTGCTATGTCTTTCGTGGCATTGTTGAATTTATCAAGTCGCACAAAGGAACTGCTATTTGGAAAACAAATACATAATTTTGTTATAAAACTGGGTATTGATTATGGAAGTGTCCTCATTCAGTCGGCTTTGATTGATATGTATGGGAAAAATGATAACATTCAAAGTTCAATTACTGTATTCCAGTGTTCCCGTGAGAGAAGTCTCGAATGTTGCAATTCAATGATGACATCTTTTCTGCATCTTGGTTTCCTCCAAGATGTGTTTGAGCTTTTTAGTCGGATGGTTTGTGAAAATATTGTGTTTGATGAAGTGAGTTTGTCCTCAACAATTAAGGCACTATCATTGTATTCCTCTCCTAGCATGGATAGCTGTGGCTTGTTGCATTGCTGTGCAATAAAATCAGGTTTTGATTCTGATAGTATGATCTTATGTTCTCTGATTGATGCATATTCTAGATCTGGACAGATTAGATTCTCTCAGCAGATTTTTGAAGCACTTCCCTCACCTAATATCATCGGTTTCACTTCAATAATGAATGCATATGCTCAGAAAGGAATGGGATATAAATGCCTTGCAGTGTTTGAAGAAATGATCCAAAAGGGTCTAAAACCAGATAAAGTAACATTCTTGTGTATACTGTTGGGATGCAACCATTCAGGTCTAGTCGAAGAGGGGAAAAAGATTTTTGATTCTATGAGAACTCTTCATGAAATCATTCCAGACAGGAGACACTATTCATGTATGGTGGATCTTCTAGGCCGTGCAGGTCTAGTCAATGAGGCAGAAGAGCTGCTAATGCATGCTTCATCGGAAGGAGACTCTGTCATGTGGAGCTCACTTTTGCGAAGCTGCAGGATTCATCAAAATGAGCATGTTGGAAGAAGAGCAGCTAAAAGGTTAATGGATCTCGAGCCAGAGGATCCTTCTTTTTGGTTACAGGCCTCAAATTTTTATTCGGAAATTGGGGAGTTTGAGACTGCCGTATACATTCGAGAGGTTGCAGTGGCAAGGAAGTTGAGCAGAGATATTGGCTGTAGTTTAATTCGGGTGCATGAGTACCATTAA